From the genome of Prionailurus bengalensis isolate Pbe53 chromosome D1, Fcat_Pben_1.1_paternal_pri, whole genome shotgun sequence:
TGACACAAAGATGGGAGCCACATGTACTGAGAGCTTTGCCCCCTGCCTCCCAAGAGGGGATCCGAAAGACAGCATGAAGGATCAGCCCATAGGACAGAATgataaaaagcaaatcaaatccCACAGATGTTACAATAACCATGAGGCCATAGACAATGTGGTTGGAGATGTCCCCACAGGCTATCTGTACCACAGCCATGTAGGCACAGTAGGAGTAAGAGATGATGTGGGTTTGGAAGCTTTCCAGTCTTTTTGCCAGGATGGGTGCTGGAGTCAGCACTGCCACCGCCCTTGTCAGGACAGCCAGAGCCATCTTCACAAGTATGTTGTTAGCAAGGATGGTTGTATATCTCAGAGGGTACCAGATAGCCACAAATCTGTCAAAAGCCATGGCTAGGAGGATCCCAGACTCCATGACATAAAATGAAGGGATGAAAAACATCTGTGCGAGGCAGGCATTAAAGCTGATGTCTTTGGCATTCATCCAGAAGATCCCTAGCATGCGGGGCACAGTGACACTGACCAGGGACAGGTCAACAACAGACAGCATGGCCAGGAGGAGAAACACGGGCTCATGAAGACTCTTCTCCACCCAGATGATGCATAAGATGGCGGCATTCCCAATCATTGTAATgacaaataccaaaaaaaaaggcacagagaaccaGCCATGGGAAGATTCCAAGCCAGGAATTCCAGCCAGGACAAATGTCAAGGGTTGAGGAATGGAGTTGTTGCAAGAGGACATCCCTAATCTGAACTACTAACAGTCTGATTCCTagggagaaagaaacaagggACATTTTGAAATCACAGCATCATTTGCACCTAAAATGCTGGGTATTCCAGTAGCTTATGGTGATAATCATAATTATACTGCATAAACTAATGATCAAAAGCTTCAGTTACTTAAGGTGTGGAGGGAGATAATCCTAGGCTACTCTCACTGAAGAAGGGAGAAGCAGTCTCaggtataaattttaaattttgaagagcCCCCAATAAGAGTGGCATATCTGCTAACATACCACTGTAATGTTTATACATCATAAATTGAGATCTAAGTATTTCATGTGTCAACTGCATTTGCCAAAAAGCACACGATAGCCACAGGATAGTCAGACCTCCTCGAAGGTAACTTGGGATAGTTAAAATAGCAAAGCCTTTGAGAAAACACATGTCTGGGATACAATCTCAGTCCTGCCACTTAAGTGACTTGATCAAGCTGTTTAAGACAaagcctcatttcctcatctcaaaATTGGGATGAGGCTTACCTTTCAAAGCTTGAAGTGAGGATTAAATCCATGATTAAATTTCAATATTGTATAAAACATGCAACGATCCTGGCATAATTTTCCGAGTGTATTGATATTCTATACAtgcaaattttcttctttttctataagtACAAATTTTAAGTGAGATATGGAGAAAGTAATGTTCTTTTGGTTGTTTCTTGGAAAGAACGAGGATAATGAATACTCTTTAATTGAcaccataaaaaggaatatttgatGGCCCTAAATAACTTTATCCTCAAATactaaagagcaaaaaaaaaaaaaaatagtgtcacCAGAAATAGATATCTGGCCAAATAAaggatgttaaaaaatttttaaaggtgtatTTTAGTCCAATAGGGGGAATGATCCTATCACAAATTCAAATAGAAAAGACAGTCCTGTGACACCAGAAGCTCACCATCAATTGGAGTTTTCAGGTAGAAATTGAATTATGAACCATGAGGAATAATATAGATAAAATTTCTCCATGTGATGGGGACATTAGGACATTACAGAGTTTTAACAACATGGTAAAGTTCTGTCTGAGCAATCACGAACAGTTGCCAGGAACAACTATATCAACATTAATCATAAGTAAAGACACCACCAATTTAgacataaaaattagaaatatacttATTTTCTAAAGAGTGTCACTGGGTATCCTAAAGATTGTAGATTCCAACCATGGCCTTACAAGGGCTGGTGATGGTAGTATGTGGATtaaaagagaatctctttttcCCTCCATGACCTTGCATCCCAGGATTTTCtactcttttccctccttttcctctcttttcctagaGTAAGTAGTACCTGTAGATGGTTGTGAGTCTAGTCACAGTGGGACTGGGAGCAGCAAAGCATTCATTTACTGAAGGTATGGGGAAGATCTGCTGATGACCAGAATAAAAGGCAGATTTATGCTGTTTGTTCTGGTCCTTGGGGATCCCTACTGGCCTCTCTGTTGGCAAAGTGCCTTATTTAGCCTGGATATTCTGGAAAACAAATCCTAGAGCCAATCGCTAAGGATACCACGTATGAATAAGAGCAGATATTAAGGAGCACTGTAAATCTAACTGTTGATAAGGTTTAGAAACCCTAGAGAGAAAGAGTAAGGGCTGGAGAATCATTTAGGATGGAAATTAAAGCACACCTGGAGTAACAGAAGGCAGATGTGTGTGAAgctataagcattttaaaattgctACAGCTTGCTTCCAAACCAATAGttgaaatcattttcatttccagtGACTTTGGGACCTCTATAAGCAAAACTTAAACTAAAATTAGGAGTCTTGATTTCCTAGATGCAATTAAAATCCAcaaaaagttggggaaaaaaagggggattaagagcacacttatcttgatgaaccCTGAGAAgtgtacagaattttttttaagtttatttattaatttttgagagagacagagacagagagagagagagagagcccaagcaggggaggggtagggacagaggagggcagaggatccaaagtgggttctttgcttatagcagagagcctgatttggggctcaaacccactaattatgagatcatgacctgagttgaagtcggacgcttaacagactgagccacccaggtgctcccagaatttctgaatcattatactgtacaccagaaactaatataactatATGTTAGTTATGCTTCAAAAAATGTATCTACTGAAATACATCTTAAGTGACTAAATAAGGCCCTTGTTAGGTAAGTAggatatataaaaagaaacataaaggagcGAGATTAAAGTAGGAACAGGAGAGGAGctctataaaaaaatttttaaaaaagcacaataCTGGGTTTAGGAGAGACTGAGTTTCAGAAAAACCTTTggcagaagtcagaagctcaatctGAGAGTAAAtggcaaagagagggaaaatctGTTAACTGTTTTGCTGGTGGTCAAATATAAAGATCCTAATGATAGTGACTGGATCTTGTTTGTTCACTGTTATTTCCCCAGTGCCTGGTGAATTGCAGGTCTTCCAATGTTTACATATGAATAAATGCACAcactcttcccctgcccccacaggtCTCCACTCTAGACTCTAGGCCTATAATAACACCTGAAGGGTAACCAACAGTCCTGCAACCTGTGAGCAAAGTCTTCATTAAGCCATTTTCTCCTAGCCTAAAGTATACTCAGGGTActcaaataaatttaattctttcTATCATGATTGCTACCAACTTGGATCAAATTATTATCATATTGTCCTCAAAAACTTTTATAATGTTCTAAGAGGTTTGCattcctttcttccattctttgtcGCAAAACATTTTCCTCACTGTAGTCACAatggtctttttattttccctgtatgtttccttatttttgagggggggggagaaacagagagagtgtgcatgtgcaagagagagaaggggacagaggatctgaaatgggctctgtgctgacagcagaaatcCCCACGTGgggtggaactcacaaaccatgagatcattacctgagtcgaagttggatgcttaatggactaagctATCCACATGCCCCacaatgatcttttaaaaatacaaacatgatgTCACTCCTGTGCATAAAATGTTCACAGTCTTCCTCTCATTTTTAGGATAAAACTGAGAATCCTCAGCCCCAGGCATCCACTCTTCACTTCACTCTCCGTCCTTCAGCCCACAAAATGGACTCTCTCCAAGTTTTCAAACATATGGTGCAACTTCCTATCTAAAGGTCCACCCACACATGTTCACATATCGTGTTCTCTTTCCCTGTAACATCACCAGTCCCATTTCAtgatctttcttttctcagcTGCTTAACTCCCACTTGGcattcaaatatgttttttttttaattttctttttaatgtttatttttgagagagagagcgaaagagagctagtgagagagagtgcaagcaggggcagagcagagagagggagacacagaatccaaagcaggctccaggctctgagctgtcagcacagagtctgatgcggggctcgaacccacggactgggagatcatgacctgagccaaagtcggaagcccaaccaactgagccacctaggcgcccctcaaatatcatttttttttaatttttttcaacgtttatttatttttgggacagagagagacagagcatgaacgggggaggggcagagagagagggagacacagaatcggaaacaggctccaggctctgagccatcagcccagagcctgacgcggggctcgaattcccggaccgcgagatcgtgacctggctgaagtcggacacttaaccaactgcgccacccaggtgccccgtcaaaTATCATTTTTAAGGAAGCTTTCCTTGACTCCCTTAGACTAGAGCAAAACCCCATGTTATGTGCACTTACAGAAATCTTTGTTTCTACTTGACAGCCCTTAGTATCCAGTGTAATTATGCATTTGAGcatcatttaattatttcacaTTACATTTCCCCAGAATGTAAAGTCCCTGAGACATGCACTTGTGTTTTGCTCACCTCTTCTCAGGACCTAGCACAATCTGGCCCATTTTAGGCACTCCATCATTTTTTGATG
Proteins encoded in this window:
- the LOC122483458 gene encoding olfactory receptor 52D1-like, with amino-acid sequence MSSCNNSIPQPLTFVLAGIPGLESSHGWFSVPFFLVFVITMIGNAAILCIIWVEKSLHEPVFLLLAMLSVVDLSLVSVTVPRMLGIFWMNAKDISFNACLAQMFFIPSFYVMESGILLAMAFDRFVAIWYPLRYTTILANNILVKMALAVLTRAVAVLTPAPILAKRLESFQTHIISYSYCAYMAVVQIACGDISNHIVYGLMVIVTSVGFDLLFIILSYGLILHAVFRIPSWEAGGKALSTCGSHLCVIALFYSPVVFSVLAQILGYHMAPYIQIIIDNLYFLVPPMANPLIYGARTKQMRERVLRILRCHRN